A single window of Psychromonas ingrahamii 37 DNA harbors:
- a CDS encoding TIGR04211 family SH3 domain-containing protein, with translation MKIFIYITTVISLMLCMNATAETRYVSDDIFIYMHSGPSREYRIIGTLDVGSPVTTLTYNKKTGFYQVKTANGKTAWVKGDQLQTTLPAKNLLPAIQKELQEAQIKLQNIDQKNSEILNQQKQSIIDKDNLIAALENEKNSLQENIIELKATNLELDLLQDTKDERVKMEWMLYGGSVLFFGLLCGLLIPSLPRRKKNNNNW, from the coding sequence TTGAAAATATTCATCTATATTACCACTGTTATTTCGCTGATGCTGTGCATGAATGCGACTGCAGAAACCCGCTATGTGAGTGATGATATTTTCATTTATATGCATTCGGGACCAAGCCGGGAATATCGTATTATCGGCACACTTGACGTGGGCAGTCCGGTCACAACTTTAACATATAATAAAAAGACAGGTTTTTATCAAGTAAAAACTGCTAATGGTAAAACCGCCTGGGTAAAAGGCGATCAGTTACAAACGACTTTACCAGCAAAAAATTTGCTACCTGCAATCCAAAAAGAGCTCCAAGAAGCACAAATAAAACTACAAAATATTGATCAGAAAAACAGTGAGATATTGAATCAACAAAAGCAATCAATCATTGATAAAGACAACTTGATCGCAGCGCTAGAGAATGAGAAAAACAGCTTGCAGGAAAACATCATCGAGCTTAAAGCCACTAATCTGGAACTCGACTTGTTGCAGGATACCAAGGACGAACGGGTTAAAATGGAATGGATGTTGTATGGAGGCAGTGTGCTATTTTTTGGATTGCTGTGTGGTTTGCTGATCCCTTCGTTACCACGCCGTAAGAAAAACAACAATAATTGGTAA
- a CDS encoding CYTH and CHAD domain-containing protein → METEIEIKFFFNSEFALELDEKVNFHHVISSKRQLLHNVYFDTDKRSLRKMGMGLRIRSFDQKSEQTIKTAGRVIGGLHQRPEYNEPIEGLHPELAKFQRKIWPADCDIKQLENELLPIFSTDFNRQTWVIEMPEETLIEVAYDSGFIETDLGKEEICEVELELLKGDENQLFVLGEKIVELPQVRLGNISKAQRGYMLAEGIDFKAKALAPSPLIKSMSVEQALLINLQHGLQHTQYHEHCYLDSFDDAALYQLLQGIKFLHQNLKLFKNVVPQILNADWVGELHWLARSFSCFDERFILQNMLEDKGFYIRKLPDFKSLIKKLEKQYNEQPDRQAIKDILTSTRYCQFVLKFTKWLIQFEKEPFFSQKTSSIESFATDSLEAGWRELKLASHHQQFSIVQLLSYQGLLESNLLLGLCLGNLFPAQKSNTFHSSWLDIKQGIKELAMVNIVAEYAEFETDKRLQAEYLKWVTRKQNSLLHALQQSKQQAMLKKSYWQNGTN, encoded by the coding sequence ATGGAAACGGAAATAGAAATTAAATTTTTTTTTAATTCAGAATTTGCCTTGGAATTGGATGAAAAAGTCAATTTTCATCATGTTATTTCTAGCAAAAGACAATTATTACATAATGTTTACTTTGATACGGATAAACGCTCATTACGCAAAATGGGGATGGGATTACGGATCCGCAGTTTTGATCAAAAATCAGAGCAAACCATAAAAACAGCAGGTCGAGTTATCGGCGGCTTACATCAGCGGCCGGAATATAATGAACCGATTGAAGGCTTGCACCCCGAATTAGCAAAGTTCCAACGTAAAATATGGCCGGCAGATTGTGATATTAAGCAGCTTGAAAATGAACTGCTGCCGATCTTCAGCACCGACTTTAATCGCCAAACATGGGTGATCGAAATGCCGGAGGAGACGTTAATTGAGGTGGCTTATGACAGTGGCTTTATTGAAACAGATTTGGGCAAAGAAGAGATTTGTGAAGTTGAGCTTGAACTGCTTAAAGGAGATGAAAATCAGCTCTTCGTGTTAGGTGAAAAAATAGTTGAATTACCACAGGTAAGATTAGGTAATATCAGTAAGGCACAGCGTGGTTATATGCTGGCAGAGGGTATTGATTTTAAAGCTAAAGCGCTTGCTCCTTCACCTTTAATAAAATCAATGTCAGTCGAGCAGGCATTGTTGATTAATCTGCAACATGGGCTACAGCATACCCAATATCATGAGCATTGTTATCTAGATTCTTTTGACGATGCCGCTTTATATCAATTATTACAAGGTATTAAGTTTTTACATCAAAACCTTAAATTATTTAAAAATGTGGTACCGCAAATATTAAATGCAGATTGGGTGGGAGAATTACACTGGCTGGCGCGCTCTTTTTCCTGTTTTGATGAACGTTTTATTTTGCAGAATATGTTGGAGGACAAGGGTTTTTACATCCGCAAATTACCTGATTTTAAATCATTAATTAAAAAATTAGAAAAGCAGTATAATGAACAACCGGACAGGCAAGCAATAAAGGATATTCTGACTTCAACACGTTATTGCCAATTTGTCCTAAAATTCACCAAATGGTTGATCCAATTTGAAAAAGAGCCCTTTTTCAGTCAAAAAACCAGCAGTATTGAGTCCTTCGCAACGGATTCATTAGAAGCAGGATGGCGAGAATTAAAACTGGCCAGTCACCATCAGCAGTTTTCCATTGTGCAACTTTTGTCATATCAAGGGTTATTGGAGTCAAACTTGTTATTAGGATTATGTCTGGGCAATCTTTTTCCAGCGCAAAAAAGTAACACTTTTCATTCCTCCTGGTTAGATATTAAACAGGGTATCAAAGAGTTGGCGATGGTTAATATTGTCGCAGAATATGCAGAATTTGAGACAGATAAGCGATTACAAGCAGAATATTTAAAATGGGTAACGCGTAAACAAAACTCATTATTACATGCACTGCAGCAATCTAAACAGCAAGCTATGTTAAAAAAGAGCTATTGGCAAAATGGCACTAACTAG
- a CDS encoding PspA/IM30 family protein — MSIFKKIITALRGGVRETGEAIVDANSTRIFEQEIRDSEKHVTIAKRDLTEVMAKQMQAARELAQLQESIKEHEGYAMQALNQGNEALAIEVAEKIAELENSAADQQQTNESYLKSADRLKVLIKKSERQLTDYKRQLSMVKTTQSVQKATSAITDNFVASNSKLLSAKDSLERIKQKQTLFDDKLKAAEQLESENSDTSLKSKLQGAGIGAQQSNAQSILARLKTK; from the coding sequence ATGAGTATATTTAAAAAAATTATTACCGCTTTACGTGGCGGTGTACGCGAAACGGGTGAAGCTATTGTTGATGCAAATTCAACCCGTATTTTTGAACAGGAAATTCGTGATTCAGAAAAACACGTTACCATCGCTAAACGTGATTTAACAGAAGTCATGGCCAAACAGATGCAAGCAGCAAGAGAGCTGGCACAATTACAGGAAAGTATTAAAGAGCATGAGGGTTATGCTATGCAGGCGCTTAACCAGGGCAATGAAGCATTAGCCATTGAGGTTGCTGAAAAAATTGCCGAACTTGAAAACAGTGCGGCGGATCAGCAGCAGACAAATGAAAGTTACTTAAAAAGTGCAGATCGTTTAAAAGTATTAATTAAAAAAAGTGAACGCCAACTAACAGACTATAAACGTCAGTTAAGCATGGTTAAAACAACACAAAGCGTGCAAAAAGCAACATCAGCCATCACCGATAATTTTGTTGCCAGTAACTCAAAACTGTTAAGTGCAAAAGATTCATTGGAGCGTATTAAACAAAAACAGACCCTATTCGATGATAAATTAAAAGCCGCGGAGCAGCTTGAATCAGAAAACAGCGATACTTCATTAAAAAGTAAGCTGCAAGGGGCTGGCATTGGCGCACAGCAATCAAATGCTCAATCGATTCTGGCACGTTTAAAAACCAAATAA
- a CDS encoding TIGR00153 family protein, protein MPINSIFGVFAKSPIKPILTHIDKVAACSELLIPFFKASNEQDWIKAEEIRKELSMLEKKADALKRKLHLRLPKGLFMPIARGDLIELAIRQDKIANTAKDIAGRILGRKLQIPHEIEKNFMVYLQRCLDAVQQAQKAINELDELLETGFKGREVDIVTKMLAELDAIEDDTDSLQIKLRADLFAVEQHYNAVDVMFLYQILEWVGRLADHSESIGDQLELMIARS, encoded by the coding sequence ATGCCAATTAACTCGATATTTGGAGTTTTTGCCAAATCTCCAATTAAACCCATTCTGACGCATATTGATAAAGTTGCGGCTTGCAGTGAGTTATTAATCCCTTTTTTTAAAGCGAGTAATGAACAGGATTGGATAAAAGCGGAAGAGATAAGAAAAGAGCTGTCCATGCTTGAAAAAAAAGCGGATGCTTTAAAACGAAAGCTCCACTTGAGATTACCAAAAGGTTTATTTATGCCTATTGCACGTGGTGATTTAATTGAGCTTGCTATCCGTCAGGACAAAATAGCCAATACGGCAAAAGATATTGCGGGACGGATTTTAGGCCGAAAGCTACAAATACCTCATGAAATAGAAAAAAATTTCATGGTCTATCTACAACGTTGTTTAGATGCCGTACAGCAGGCCCAAAAAGCCATTAATGAACTGGATGAATTATTAGAAACCGGTTTTAAAGGTCGCGAAGTGGATATAGTCACTAAGATGCTTGCTGAACTTGACGCGATTGAAGATGATACAGACTCTTTACAGATTAAACTTCGCGCAGATCTTTTTGCTGTCGAACAGCATTACAATGCCGTTGATGTTATGTTTCTTTACCAAATTTTAGAATGGGTAGGCCGTCTTGCGGATCATTCTGAATCAATCGGTGATCAACTCGAACTTATGATTGCGCGTTCATAA
- a CDS encoding inorganic phosphate transporter produces the protein MDILTSYGSILVLFAGAVGFLMAWGIGANDVANAMGTSVGSKALTIKQAIIIAMIFEFAGAYLAGGEVTSTIRKGIIDASFYVDQPELLVFGMTSALLAAGVWLMIASYFGWPVSTTHSIVGAIVGFSAVGVGVDSVVWIKVTGIIGSWVITPLISGIIAYMIFMSSQKLIFDTQDPIKNAKRYVPFYMFLAGFLLSLVTITKGLSHVGLHFTTFEAFALATIVGISVAAIGKIFINRIKIDPKADKKMHFANVEKIFAVLMVVTACAMAFAHGSNDVANAIGPLAAVVSIVENNGQIAAKAALAWWILPLGGLGIVLGLAIFGRRVMATIGTGITHLTPSRGFAAELAAAATVVIASGTGLPISTTQTLVGAVLGVGMARGIAALNLGVVRNIVISWVVTLPIGAGLSIIFFYMMKAIFS, from the coding sequence ATGGATATTTTAACTTCATACGGAAGCATTCTTGTACTATTTGCGGGCGCTGTTGGTTTCCTTATGGCTTGGGGTATAGGTGCAAACGATGTTGCCAATGCAATGGGCACCTCCGTTGGCTCAAAAGCATTAACCATCAAACAGGCAATCATTATTGCCATGATCTTTGAATTTGCAGGCGCTTATTTAGCGGGTGGTGAAGTAACATCAACAATACGTAAAGGTATTATCGATGCCAGCTTCTACGTTGATCAACCCGAATTATTAGTCTTTGGTATGACGTCGGCGTTATTAGCCGCCGGTGTATGGTTAATGATTGCCTCCTATTTTGGTTGGCCAGTTTCTACAACACACTCTATTGTTGGTGCAATCGTTGGTTTCTCTGCCGTTGGAGTAGGAGTAGACAGCGTCGTCTGGATCAAGGTAACGGGTATTATTGGCAGTTGGGTGATAACCCCGCTGATCTCGGGTATTATTGCTTATATGATTTTTATGAGTTCGCAAAAATTAATATTTGATACTCAAGATCCGATTAAGAATGCCAAGCGTTATGTTCCATTTTATATGTTTCTGGCGGGTTTCCTGCTCTCTTTAGTAACTATTACTAAAGGCCTATCACATGTTGGTTTACATTTTACAACCTTTGAAGCGTTTGCCTTAGCCACTATTGTCGGTATCTCTGTTGCGGCGATTGGTAAAATATTTATTAACCGCATTAAAATCGATCCTAAAGCCGATAAAAAAATGCATTTTGCCAATGTCGAAAAAATATTTGCCGTATTGATGGTAGTGACAGCTTGTGCAATGGCTTTTGCACATGGTTCAAACGATGTCGCCAATGCGATCGGGCCACTTGCTGCTGTTGTTAGCATTGTTGAAAACAACGGCCAAATAGCGGCTAAAGCGGCACTGGCGTGGTGGATATTGCCATTAGGTGGTTTAGGGATTGTACTTGGTTTAGCTATTTTTGGTAGGCGTGTTATGGCCACCATTGGCACAGGTATTACCCACCTTACGCCAAGCCGAGGTTTTGCTGCAGAGCTTGCAGCTGCAGCAACCGTGGTTATCGCATCGGGAACTGGTTTACCCATCTCCACAACACAAACGTTAGTAGGTGCTGTCTTGGGCGTTGGTATGGCGCGAGGTATTGCGGCACTAAACTTAGGTGTTGTGCGTAATATAGTCATCTCATGGGTAGTAACCCTACCCATTGGTGCTGGTTTATCAATTATATTCTTCTATATGATGAAAGCTATTTTTAGCTAA
- a CDS encoding general secretion pathway protein GspB has product MSTILAALQKQKSSPGAHFIQQPEVEKGLFKWRVTLLISLLVIISLLSVLLYLQLNGETNGIKIKQSIVLDKVVDVLEVDSDIMEVDSNIIKVDSDIIEVTPPAVNEVPIKIIKKAPKAVKEMTFVTQPLPEVEKPEPPIKLVPDESTTDAANLTSELDYSAVSNELQQRFEFALADSKKQNKLSPIELSHDGRDLYEMAGNFQQKVPSIRYDTHIYSSIVEERWIKINGNKLKEGQFDPQGKIQLLEIQPNRSIFRLDRQSFSLESLTDWKVNR; this is encoded by the coding sequence ATGTCAACAATTCTAGCGGCACTGCAAAAGCAAAAATCATCACCAGGCGCTCATTTTATCCAACAACCAGAGGTTGAAAAAGGACTGTTTAAATGGCGAGTTACTTTATTAATATCCCTATTGGTTATCATCAGTTTATTAAGTGTATTACTTTATCTGCAACTTAACGGAGAGACGAATGGCATAAAGATAAAACAATCAATTGTGCTAGATAAAGTGGTAGATGTGCTTGAAGTTGATTCTGATATTATGGAAGTTGATTCTAATATTATTAAAGTTGATTCTGACATTATTGAAGTTACCCCGCCCGCTGTTAATGAAGTGCCTATTAAAATAATCAAAAAAGCGCCCAAAGCCGTTAAGGAAATGACTTTTGTAACCCAACCTTTACCCGAGGTTGAAAAGCCTGAGCCACCCATAAAGTTAGTCCCGGACGAATCAACCACAGATGCTGCCAATTTAACCAGCGAGCTTGATTATTCGGCTGTTTCTAATGAGTTACAACAACGTTTTGAGTTCGCCTTAGCCGACAGTAAAAAACAGAATAAATTATCTCCGATCGAGTTAAGCCATGATGGCAGAGACCTTTATGAGATGGCCGGTAACTTTCAGCAAAAAGTGCCAAGCATAAGATATGATACACATATCTATTCGAGCATTGTAGAAGAACGTTGGATTAAGATTAATGGCAACAAATTAAAGGAAGGGCAGTTTGACCCCCAAGGAAAAATACAGCTGCTGGAGATTCAGCCCAATCGTAGTATCTTTCGATTGGATCGGCAAAGTTTTAGTTTAGAGTCATTAACTGATTGGAAGGTTAACAGATAG